The genomic window tcagtctgatgacctgttagttaggatcagaaccaggtctcagtctgatgacctgttagttaggatcagtaccaggtctcagtctgatgacctgttagttaggatcagaaccaggtctcagtctgatgacctgttaggatcagaaccaggtctcagtctgatgacctgttagctaggatcagtaccaggtctcagtctgatgatctgttagctaggatcagaaccaggtctcagtctgatgacctgttagctaggatcagtaccaggtctcagtctgatgacctgttagctaggatcagaaccaggtctcagtctgatgacgtgttaggatcagaaccaggtctcagtctgatgacctgttagttaggatcagaaccaggtctcagtctgatgacctgttagttaggatcagaaccaggtctcagtctgatgacctgttaggatcagaaccaggtctcagtctgatgacctgttagttaggatcagaaccaggtctcagtctgatgacctgttaggatcagaaccaggtctcagtctgatgacctgttaggatcagaactaggtctcagtctgatgacctgttaggatcagtaccaggtctcagtctgatgacctgttaggatcaggaccaggtctcagtctgatgacctgttaggatcagaaccaggtctcagtctgatgacctgttaggatcaggaccaggtcccagtctgaagacctgttaggatcagaaccaggtctcagtctgatgacctgttaggatcagaaccaggtctcagtctgatgacctgttaggatcagaaccaggtctcagtctgatgacctgtcaggatcaggaccaggtctcagtctgatgacctgttaggatcagtaccaggtcccagtctgaagacctgttaggatcagaaccaggtctcagtctgatgacctgttaggatcagaaccaggtctcagtctgatgacctgtcaggatcaggaccaggtctcagtctgatgacctgttaggatcaggaccaggtctcagtctgaagacctgtcaggatcaggaccaggtctcagtctgatgacctgttaggatcagaaccaggtctcagtctgatgacctgtcaggatcaggaccaggtctcagtctgatgacctgttaggatcagaaccaggtctcagtctgatgacctgttaggatcagtaccaggtctcagtctgaagacctgttaggatcagaaccaggtctcagtctgaagacctgttaggatcagaaccactttattatcaaaagtataAAGAGACCTCGTTCCCAGCAGGAAGTTCCAGTGTCGGCCAATGAAAGCACAGATGTCCTCCTTCCACCTGAAGTAACCTTGACGACCGGTCCCCTCCAGAGACAGGTTATACATGGCCAACATCACCACCTGCAGACAGGTAACAAATACACAGGTGTCCTTTACTGACCTCTCTGTTTGAGTCACAGAgaagtgttgttgtttatatCACCTGCTGCCAGGTGAGTCTCATCCTCTCAAAGAGCTCCTTGGCCTCCTCGGAGCAGTCGCAGCAGGTGAACTTAAAGAAGTTATCTCCTTTCAGGTAGCTGGGCTGCTCCCCACGGAGCTGAGCtgaagaaacaggaagaggaagaggaggaggaggaggaagaggaggaggaggaggaagaggaggaagaagaggaggaggaggaagaagaggaggaggaagaggagaaggaagaggaggagaaggaagaggaggaggaggaagaggagaaggaagaagaggaggaggaagaggagaaggaagaagaggagaaggaagaggaggaggaggaggaagaggaagaggaggaggaagaggaagaggagaaggaagaggaggaggaggaagaggaagaggagaaggaagaagaggaggaggaagaggaagaggaggaggaagaggaagaggagaaggaagaagaggaggaggaagaggaagaggagaagaaagaagaggaggaggaagaagaagaagaggagaaggaagaggaagaggaggaagaggagaaggaagaagaggaggaggaagaagaagaagaggagaaggaagagtaggaggaagaggaggaggaagaggagaaggaagaggaggagaaggaagaggaggaggaggaagaggagaaggaagaagaggagaaggaagaggaggaggaggaggaggaagaggaagaggagaaggaagaggaggaggaggaagaggaagaggagaaggaagaagaggaggaggaaggggagaagaaagaagaggaggaggaagaagaggagaaggaagaagaggaggaggaagaggagaaggaagaagaggagaaggaagaagaggaggaggaggaagaagagagagaggaggaggaggaagaggagaaggaagaagaggaggaggaggaagaggaagaggagaaggaagaagagagagaggaggaggaggaagaggagaaggaagaagaggaggaggaggaagaagagagaggaggaggaggaagaagagaaggaagaagaggagaaggaagaagaggaggaggaagaggagaaggaagaagaggagaaggaagaagaggaggaggaggaagaagaggaggaggaggaagaagagagagaggaggaagaggagaaggaagaagaggaggaggaggaagaggaagaggagaaggaagaagaggaggaggaggaagaagagagagaggaggaggaggaagaggaggaggagaaggaagaagaggaggaagaagaggaggaagaagaggaagaggagaaggaagaagaggaggaggaggaggaggaagaggaggaggagaaggaagaagaggaggaggaagaggaggaggaagaagagagaagaggaggaggaagaagagagaagaggaggaggagaaggaagaagaggaggaggagaaggaagaagaggaggaggaggaggaggagaaggaagaagagaaagaggaggaggaggaagaagaggaggaggaggaggaggaagaggaggaggaggaagaagaggaggaggaggaagaggaggaagaggaggaggaggaagaggaggaggaggaggaagaggaagaggaggaagaggaggaagaggaagaggaagaggaggaggaggaagaggaggaggaggaagaggaggaggaagaggaggaggaggaggaagaggaggaggaggaagaggaggaagaggaagaggaggaggaggaagaggaggaggaagaggaggaggaggaagaggaggagggtcaCATATTTCAAAAGGCAGTCGGTGACGtaaacagcgcctttctgaaaagacACACCTGATGGAGAAGGGAGCCGTGTGATTGGTCGACTCACCTGCAGGGACCCACTTGTGGCAGCGGTCGCAGTAGAAGCTCATGTCGTCACCGGCCCAGCCTCCCTCCGCCTCCTCGCCCACGTCGCTGGTCAGAGAGTCTCCGCTCTGGTCATGTGACAGGTCGACCGAGCCCTGATCCTCCGCCTCCACGATCAGCAGGGTCTCCCCCTCCACCTCGCCCTCCTCCAGACCCTCTGAGGCCGACGTGCACGCCGCCTCATCCTCGCCTCCACCCAGAGGTTCACTGCTGCTGTCCATCACCGaacctcacaaacacacctggaCAGGTAAAGGTACATGCAGGTAAACAAAATGTCCCTTCAGGTGCTCTcgaaaaaacagaaagaatacTCTTAAAGGAAGATGGATTCAGGTGACTCATCAGGTGACTCATCAGGTGACTCATCAGGTGACTCATCAGGTGACTCATCAGGTGACTCATCAGGTGACTAGAGCAGACACCTGTCCGTCATCTCTGCCTCAGAAACAGAGAAGTGTGTGAGCACTTACAGGGCTCCACATTAGAACTGGCCcagatgaatgattgacagagtccagTCTGCTCGGTCCAGTTCAaatactgcctgaaaaaaaaatagacagaaAGACGTTCTGAATTTCACAGCGCTCTCCTGTCATACCGGCGTTTTGTCATAATTATTTTAAAGCGTTGTGCTAAtaactgctacagcatcaacgTATCATAAGAACTCGTGCTCGTGTGTCACAGTTGGAAGTCGGCCGACGGCTTCATGCTGTCACTCCCGACAGCGCGCTCGCTACTCTCGAGTTGAACACTCACAGATCTTAGAGCAGGTTCTCTCTAAAACACACGTTtggtaaaatgattttaaaacctTCAGATCTCGACAAAAGCTGATTTTAAATCACCTGAAGAGTGGAGAgtgagagcaggaagaaaagagagagaagtttgatccacagtgacagacagctggaggagctggaacacgttaCAGTTAGCGACTAGATCCTGCTAAAGatcaaagttattcacaaacATGTTAGTCCtgaagagagctcctaaagtaaagatgtaaggatgaagagtttctcacagagaacaaagaaggagagattcagatctatcacagcctcatattaatatcacattaagactcttacagttagcagcatggtgaataaataTAAgtttataattagagctcaattaatgaaataaaagttgtattttaatctcgcatcagaatggttcaagagtaaattggtgacttcCTGGTCTGTGAAAACCAATGACACAGAGGGCCAGTGGCAAATTTAACTTCATGTCAGCCCCTGACTTAGCAGGTGTGTGAAGGGTTTACCTGGGTCAGTGGTCCTGTGGGCGGAGCTCTGCCTCTCTGCgttgtctctcctcctccagctgtctggtcagactcctctgctcctccaggAGCCGCAggttctccttcttcctctccagTCGCTCCAGATCTCTGACCACGCCCTCGTGGAGACGCTGGACgacacaagaacacagagaAAGACGATAAATCGACCACGGACactgaagcctgagtgacttcacccatcgatggcggtctcacCCTAACTGTCAGTCAAAAGGAGcggaggcgggttttaagcctcttgacaagcCTGTCAATCACATCAGCTACGCGCCGTAGCAGCAAGTGTCCAGACCacggacacatcagacatgtgctTACAGGAGCCGGTGTTGTATGTTGTCTGGTTTTCAGTTTAACTGGTTACCTTTGTTTACAAACGTCAAAGGTTTGTCATGGCGACAGCAGATGTTACAATCACCGAGAGGAAACGTAGCTGACCTGGCGAATGCCTGAATGATTAAGGTTATAATTTAACTGATTTCAAGTCGCAACTCATATCTACTGCggtaaatatgattgtatgagtGAGCACTTCATCCCAGCCAcctaagaaaaatacaaaataaagaaaatataatccaTGTTCATGATCGCGCCGAGCTGGATTCGATCTCACTAAAACAAAATTAACCCCTAATCAGCTGCGTCCTGCCTTACAGCGTGCAC from Labrus bergylta chromosome 1, fLabBer1.1, whole genome shotgun sequence includes these protein-coding regions:
- the LOC109980112 gene encoding protein PET117 homolog, mitochondrial, coding for MSTASKVVLGVSVVLTLSTVAGVHLKQTWDRQRLHEGVVRDLERLERKKENLRLLEEQRSLTRQLEEERQRREAELRPQDH